Proteins encoded within one genomic window of Candidatus Latescibacterota bacterium:
- a CDS encoding 4Fe-4S dicluster domain-containing protein has translation MQKVDRNIRKKVKELGAFDMEACYSCGNCSAICPLSEGDVSFPRKMIRYSLLGLQEKLVSSPEPWFCYYCGECSDTCPREADPGGLMMALRRFAIRKYSFGKIADLFYSSFASGAAWIFLTLVALMLIVFYYDRSMNLEEVEFLSFMSLEHIHNAGVTFGWFLSVALALNLTIMVRALTFRGRKKPKLKDLASSFIPVVREALLQRRTTKCEGDRKRYWAHMGVFWGFAGMFLATILVMGIDYEYLGISRSIPFILGSVFGVLTLVGTSYFIYLRAGRKGWPFKRSHPSDWIFLVLIVLSVSSGFVMDLFKVLEMPRAAYITFAFHLIAVFDLLVSLPFTKFAHMIYRPMALWLAGIR, from the coding sequence ATGCAGAAAGTCGACCGGAATATTCGGAAAAAGGTAAAGGAGCTGGGAGCCTTCGATATGGAGGCCTGCTACAGCTGTGGCAACTGCAGCGCCATCTGTCCCCTTTCGGAAGGCGATGTCTCCTTTCCAAGAAAGATGATAAGGTACTCGCTGCTTGGCCTGCAGGAGAAACTCGTGTCCTCGCCTGAGCCCTGGTTCTGTTACTACTGTGGCGAATGCAGCGACACATGCCCGAGGGAGGCAGATCCCGGCGGCCTCATGATGGCCCTTAGAAGGTTCGCGATAAGGAAGTATTCTTTCGGAAAGATCGCTGACCTCTTCTACTCTTCTTTCGCTTCAGGAGCGGCATGGATATTTCTCACTCTTGTTGCGTTAATGCTGATAGTCTTCTATTACGACCGATCCATGAATCTCGAGGAAGTCGAATTCCTCTCCTTCATGTCCCTTGAGCACATACATAACGCAGGGGTGACCTTCGGATGGTTCCTGTCCGTGGCCCTTGCGCTGAACCTCACAATCATGGTCAGGGCACTTACCTTCAGGGGGCGGAAGAAACCAAAACTGAAGGACCTGGCCTCTTCTTTCATTCCCGTAGTGCGTGAAGCCCTGTTGCAGAGAAGGACTACAAAATGCGAAGGGGACAGGAAGAGGTACTGGGCACATATGGGAGTCTTCTGGGGATTTGCCGGAATGTTTCTCGCCACCATCCTGGTCATGGGGATAGATTACGAGTATCTTGGGATCAGCAGGTCGATACCGTTCATCCTGGGCTCTGTTTTCGGGGTGTTGACTCTTGTCGGCACATCCTACTTTATATACCTCAGGGCGGGCAGGAAAGGATGGCCTTTCAAGAGGTCTCATCCTTCGGACTGGATATTCCTGGTGCTGATCGTACTTTCCGTCTCGAGCGGGTTTGTAATGGATCTTTTCAAGGTCCTCGAGATGCCGAGAGCAGCTTACATCACATTTGCTTTTCATCTGATTGCCGTATTCGACTTGCTCGTTTCGTTGCCATTTACCAAGTTTGCACACATGATATATCGCCCTATGGCCCTTTGGCTTGCGGGCATTAGATAA
- a CDS encoding DsrE/DsrF/DrsH-like family protein: MEENVREKASLVVLSGDMDKVMGAFIIANGAAAFDMDVTMFFTFWGLKALQKGNLTGKSFFGRMLGLMNRGGADRLGPSKFNFGGIGRWMFKKMMKDQNVMSLPKLIEQAKEQGVRLVACEMSMNVMEIAKGDFIEGVEIGGVATFISEASDSNFSLFI; this comes from the coding sequence ATGGAGGAAAACGTACGGGAAAAGGCCAGTCTTGTCGTTTTAAGCGGCGACATGGACAAGGTGATGGGTGCATTTATCATCGCCAACGGAGCTGCGGCATTCGATATGGATGTCACGATGTTCTTCACCTTCTGGGGACTTAAAGCCCTGCAGAAAGGTAACCTCACAGGGAAGAGTTTCTTCGGCCGGATGCTCGGTCTGATGAACAGGGGAGGAGCCGACAGGCTGGGTCCCTCGAAGTTTAATTTCGGCGGGATCGGACGCTGGATGTTCAAGAAGATGATGAAGGATCAGAATGTCATGTCGTTGCCGAAACTGATCGAGCAGGCAAAGGAGCAGGGAGTAAGACTGGTTGCCTGCGAGATGAGCATGAACGTGATGGAGATCGCCAAGGGAGATTTCATCGAGGGAGTGGAGATAGGTGGAGTCGCCACTTTTA